From the genome of Magnolia sinica isolate HGM2019 chromosome 12, MsV1, whole genome shotgun sequence:
tggaccacaccatgggaaaacaatagtgattgaatgtctatcattaaaaacctcctagggcctactgtagattagatcatacagttctggatgaaggtaaaaagcaaatatcagcttgatctaaaaattttgtagccccaagaattttttaattgtgagagttcaatcaaccctgtgtggcccacttgagattttgatctacctcagttttggtttaataaaataaaattatctggaaaaatggatgaatggcatggatgaaacacatacattatgttggggcacacagagaaccgaccactagacattggctagtggcagggggagtagccaatccctttccctgTGATGGAAGCAGCAAGCAATCCgcttacatcaggtgggccccaacaaagaCAAGTCAACAAAGCCATCGATCCATAAAAACTCACCACCCCCACAACAATCCTCCACCGGGAAAAAAACGCCCACCTACATTTTACAAATATACGCCCATCTTTTTGATAGATCCATACATGTCTCTCCCAAacctcccactctttctctctctcttcctcctccttcctctcttcatcACTTCCACTCATGCAGCCACCTTCGAGATCCGAAACCAATGCCCATACACCGTCTGGGCCGCTGCAGTCCCAGGTGGCGGCCAACAGCTAGCCCAGGGTCAGTCATGGACCATCACAGCAAACCCAGGCACGACCCAGGCTCGCATCTGGGGCCGAACCGGGTGCACCTTCGATGGCAACGGTCGGGGCCGTTGCCAGACAGGCGACTGCGGCGGACTCCTCCGCTGCCAGGGTTTCGGCCAGCCGCCCAACACTCTCGCCGAGTACGCTCTCCGGCAATTCAACAACCTGGATTTCTTCGACATATCACTCGTTGATGGCTTCAACATCCCTATGGACTTTAGCCCTGTATCTGGCggttgcacacgtggcataagATGTGCGGCTGATATCAACGGTCAGTGTCCGGCCCAGCTGCGGGCCCCAGGCGGGTGTAACAACCCATGTACGGTTTTTAAGACAGATCAGTACTGTTGCAATAGTGggccatgtgggcccactgacTACTCTAGGTTCTTTAAGACCCGTTGCCCAGATGCATATAGCTATCCTAAGGACGATCAGACCAGCACGTTTACTTGCCCATCTGGTGCTAACTATAGGGTTGTGTTTTGCCCATGAAAGATCTCAATCTTATGAGAGTGGACGATTATATCATGTATGTCTAAAATAAGATGTTTTGAAATCCTCTTTTGGGTTTCTCCAAAGACAAATAACTAGCGAGCTTATTTTATAACTATGGCTGTTGGTTTCTGTAGCAATATAATTTGCATGTGCAAGTTCCCTGTCATTCCTCTCAGTGTGACAAACACAAAAGATACACTAAAAATGATATTATCATGGTATTATTGTCAGCGTTTCAAGACATTGGAATATTTTAAATGAGAAATGCACACACCCATCTAATTTAGattaattaatattaataaatGTTCGGAGAGGAGTTGTTCAATGTCACTTTTTAAAAGGAGTGATAGCTTGGTTGAGCTCCACTGTAGTGTTAATGTTAAATCCACCACAACCATCAACCATTAGGTGTATCACCTTATGCTAGACTTAGGGCttgaaaatcagccccatccatgatttaggtggaccacgtgATTGGAAACAATATATAGgaaaaatctcaccatccaaactgttttccttggtgtggctcatttgaatcaagatgggccttaattTGGGCCCCAAGGCTAACCCTTATTGTGGCATCTATtaatggtttgagtggatttcGTATAATTACCACGGTGGGCCTTGTAGAAAGCAAGGGTAGATGTCTCTCTTCTAACTTTCTcttaatgtggcccacatgaattatgGTCAACTTGATTTTTTAATCGGACAGAGCCGATCTCATATACACATCTTAGGACTctcaaacaaaacaaaacaaaacaaaatcaaGGGCAACTTAGAGTAgaattactcttcttcttcttcttcttcttcttttcaatgAGAAGGTCTCAATGCCTGCTTAGCTAGACTTATAGGTAAGTTGCAATTGGCTAGACTATAGGAAATTACAAGGGCCAACCAGAAATAAcctccaacctttcatgtgtctATGACATTCAATCCATCTAATAAGTTGCCCCATCATGAGCATATAGGCCTTCTCATATGGGATGTAAAGAAAAAGCTAATGCACAAAAGGTGTAGATGAGGCTATTTATTAGACATGGGGCGACTATAATaaaacttaataaattaaaaggtGCAGTTGACCTTGTAAACACTGCTAAGAGGGAATTTGGTCCTTATCCCTAAAATTGAAAATCATTTGATAACTAATattttcaaaattagaaaatcatttattaatttgtcatatatatgggaaaaggtactatgcgctcaacctcacgagtccatcccatgaggtcgagcgtgtgggccccaccgtgatgtgtttcgaacatctaccccatcagttagatgcaccattccatcgtgggcctaggtctcaaaaatcaagtcaatctgtgacttgtgtgggccacaccacatacagaagtggggaggggccgtgctccattaaaaaattcataatcattttttaggcccaccaagatgtggtttgcaaatccaacccatccattatgtgtgtcccacttggatgagggttcagaccaagtttcagcagcattcaaaacttaggtgggccccaccaagtgcttttatatgttttaacggtgtcttcacatgattttagatggtatggcccacctgagttccgtatacgactgatttttgggatatcccataatttaaaggggacccatcaaatgcacggtgttgatggtcgacacgcatcacggtggggcccacatagctcgacctcacgggagcttatcgtgaggtcgagcgcatagtacctttttccatatatatatatatatatatatatatatatatatatatatatatatatatatatatatatatatatatatttatatcttGTAATAGTTATCTCATTGTTATTGTTGTATTTTTATTTCAGGTGATCATATTGTCAATGCTAACAAATTCGTTGGCTGAGAAATTGCGGACAATGAAATTTGCCTCTATGCCATCAAGAGGACACaaccatagtgacaaatctcattccgGACAATTCTTTTGCCTTGTAATTTTTTTGGGcggttttcaaattttgagtttttttagAATATTATAGAAAAAACTcctgaaaacaaatattataaatTCCTTAAGTTCATTTTAATTTGTATTTGTggaaaaaatggtattttttgAGAAATGCCCTCTCTAAAAAAtggtgagaaaaaaaataatttattttaaaatatgctATTTaggaggaaaaaaagaagaagaagaaagtttcATGATAATTTTACAAGAAGAAAAATGTGATACATAGGTGTGTTAAAGATGGATCGTGCCACGTGTCACATTGTCATACATAACACATTGGCACATATGGAatgcttgaagatggatgatTGCACATGGAGCATGTTGTCATGTGCGACTCATTTGGAGAACTTAAAGATGAAtggtatgatatggcccacctgggccttacATGCGTCCCAAACCAGGCCAGGACCCATATAAAGGGTTCCCAAGACAATTGATCACGGCAGATAAGGCACCAGAGTTGTGATAGGCCTCAAAAACTAGATGCATGTACACCCCAACCACTAATGCATGATGTGCATTGGACAAACACCTGTGGTCAAACAGTGTTTGACCGAACTCAAATACAATTTCTCAAACACATTTCCCTCCAACACCCTGTTTAAAAACATTTATCTTTAAACTTCAAAGTGGGCCACCATAGTCATTTTCCAGACAATCCGAGCCATCCATTCTCCTCATGGGGTCCGCCCAACCCAAATGGTATAGGGATTCGGCCCCACATATAGGGACTTGGGATTTGGGTCCCAACCGTCCATTCCCTTATCATGTGGCTAGGATTCAAAGGAAAGGGACCCCAGAGTGCTTCTCTTGCAAGGCAAACTCCCCATGGACCAATGGACCCAAGCTTTCCACAAGCACAGCTGGGCGGGTCCTCTCATGGCCAGAAATGGCTAGGCAGGGCCATGAAAGAAGCATACGAGGCTTTCCTCTTTTAGGGTGGGGAGGGCGGCGACGCAACCGCTGTCTTCTTAGGTCGCATTAAACCCAGCCGTCTGCCTCTCCTCTCCTTGCCTATAAAAGGGAGGCTCAGCTCTCTCAGACTCCACacttgaagaaagaaaaagaaaggaaaagagggaTAAAATAGAGAGCAGAGTGCGTCTTTGGTGAGCTCGAAGCACACTTCCCCAGCTCAGTCCGTGAAAaccggaccgagccgagtcagtgtggGACCATAtacctcttcatcatcatcaccatacatacaaaagaaaagggagagagagagagagagagagagagagagagagagagagagagagagagagagagaagggaagcaGGGCTTCCAGGCTTCTTTCTCTATCTCGAACTCTATGACAAAAGGCAAGTAAGAACCTTCTCTCCACTCTGTTGGAACTCTAAATGAACTCAAAACAAAGATTCATCACACCCTGCTCACGCCACATACAGCCTTCTAAAACAGGCCCTGTTCGTAGCTGAAAAACACCAATCAGCAGGAACCATACATAGAGCCAAGAACGGGCCCTGTTTTGGAGTTAAAGGCGGCCTGCGTTCAGGCACTGTTTTAAGGCCGATCCGGCCTGAGTACGGGCTTTGTTTGTGGCCAAGCCGATGGCATGAAAATGGCCCCAGCTGTGTGCTGAAACTCGGCTTAAGAAACAACATGCAAACGAGCTGCAACATGGGCTGAAAATGGTccgaaaaaggaggagaaaacgACCCTGTTTCGGGCCATTTTTGGACGGTGAAGGTGGCAGCCACCGTGCCTCTGGTTGAGCACTGGTGGGGGTCGAAAAATGGCCGGAAAGGAACCACGTTTGGGCTGAAAGCAGGACCGGTAATGGCCTCCAAAAATAGTCTGCAACAGAAGTTGTTTCCACGTTGCCAGCGTGTAGGCTGCCCGGGTCAtgggccctgcacaaatgcaggtgggcctcacccaaaactAATGGGCTGCCCTGGTCATGGGCCCTACACAAATGTAGGTGGCCCTCACCCAAAACTGATGGGCTGGCCTGGTCATGGGCCCTacacaaatgcaggtgggcctcagcagaaggaagaaaaaaaaagccaGGCGAGCTGCGCATGGGTGGGCCGTCCAAAACGGGCAGCAGGTCCTGGACGACCACCCCACAAAAAATATATACTATTTTATTCAATGCCAAATATGTGTACAGGTAGGCCACCAGGGAGCCTTGAATTCAGACCATCCATCAAAGGACGGGATTCttcttaaaattttatatatatatatatatatatatgtgtgtgtgtgtgtgtgtgtgtgtgtgtgtgtgtgtgtgtgagaaaaggtactatgcgctcgacctcacgagttcgtcccataaggccgagctgtgtgggccccatcgtgatgcgtttcgaacgtctaccccatcagtcagatgcaccattccatcgtgggcctaggtctcaaaaatcaagtcaatccatgacttgtgtgggccacaccacatacagaagtggggaggggccgtgcaccattaaaacattcataatcattttttgggcccaccgagatgtggtttgcaaatccagcccatccattatgtgtgtcccacttggatgagggtttagaccaagtttcaaacgcatggaaatttcaagtgggccccactaagtgcttttatatgttttaacggtgtcttcacatgattttagatggtatggcccacctgagttccatatacagctgatttttggaatatctcataatttaaaggggacccatcaaatgcacggtgttgatggtcgacacgcatcacggtggggcccacacaactcgacctcatgctTGCTTTGTAACGagagtacttatatatatatatatatatatatatatatatatatatatatatatatatatatatatatatatgtttggtgATCCCAAGTTGCCATATAGTCGTGAGAGACTTCGCACAATCATTGTGTATGCACAGATTTTTTTATGTCTAAGAAGTGCAGAAGAAAAGGCTtatgggtatttttgtcatttagaAAAATAAGTTAGTTAATTTAATTGTCATTGGAGAAATCTCACCGAACTGcgggagcctccccgtagtgaccgcgagcgattctGTTTTTCAGCACTTCCCACGTGCTTGCAATCGAGGGTGGGgaccccgatgggatcaaggatcgctgGGTCCTAGGCTCgcaaatggatgagggcattgatatcgtcggaGTGTACTAGTTTTCCCAACCCGCTGGATGAATGTAATTAtctaaatactcggttaacattattcatgcatcgcattagctaggatttggcgacttgacagttgaggtcgcaatgagggagtgttggtcatgcacgACCGTGAGACGAAGTCTCTTGAaggagtgttgtgggtgaggttatgcatcataccataattcaagcATACGtatttaacaagattagttagagatgtgtgaatttatgcttttcattaaattgatcatgtaattgttatttgatgtaacttatggctaatggcacccactgagttagctactcactcccactctgggacggtgttttaaaacaccaaccagacacgtcattagatgcaggtgaggtggagctcgacgagctgagcggggtgagcatggatgaggtagaggagcttccctgcttccagactttcggcggatccttctagtctgagttcgggctaccgcggggtatgggtcagggctctagtcactttgggtcatgtatgggtgggactagttccctatttagatgattttggatttgtggtttggatatttttatatttagtggcacttgatactgctttatgacttacttatgcttcatgccttgctaaactctccattgtttatgagatcatccaaatgtaattaaaatctgaagcccattagggcacccatggcacctgggaattcgggagccgagttcctacacggcccccAAAAACCCGGGGTGTTATAGTACAATAGGAAAAAGGTGGACAAATTTGGGGAGCGGGTTGGGTGAGACCTCGAATTGACCGGGGTGTAGAGGTGCCTGCATCGACCCATCGTAGTCATGCTGATGTGGATAAGGCTACGAGGAGGGCTAAGTAGGTAGAGGCAACGTTGATTGGGCTTAGGACTGAAGTGTAGGTCCTGCGAGGGACGATAAATGATATACAGACACGACAGGCTCAGTTGGAGGAGATGGTGTGTACCTCTTATCACAGTAACCCCAATCAGAACCGTAGTAGTAAGTTGAATGtcatatttaaattatatatgtaAGTAGTATAGAATAGTCActaatcatattttattttaatt
Proteins encoded in this window:
- the LOC131220864 gene encoding thaumatin-like protein → MSLPNLPLFLSLFLLLPLFITSTHAATFEIRNQCPYTVWAAAVPGGGQQLAQGQSWTITANPGTTQARIWGRTGCTFDGNGRGRCQTGDCGGLLRCQGFGQPPNTLAEYALRQFNNLDFFDISLVDGFNIPMDFSPVSGGCTRGIRCAADINGQCPAQLRAPGGCNNPCTVFKTDQYCCNSGPCGPTDYSRFFKTRCPDAYSYPKDDQTSTFTCPSGANYRVVFCP